One genomic segment of Ctenopharyngodon idella isolate HZGC_01 chromosome 7, HZGC01, whole genome shotgun sequence includes these proteins:
- the LOC127516134 gene encoding cellular tumor antigen p53-like, which yields MSDGEQFELPMSQGKFEQIWMELGVGELIKELPRTNSDAWLTAALPDGPFTDGFDLDLPGTTDTAVTAPDVAPVVDNLPPPATVVPSISDYPGEYDFQLRFNQSSTTKSAVPQYSQILNKLYCQLAKTCPVDVLVGREPPQGAMLRATAIYKKSEHVSEVVIRCPHHQSVAENNEGVSHRSHLIRVEGSQKIQYHEDPNTKRHSVTLPYVSPQLGSVATTILLNFMCNSSCMGGMNRRPILTILTLETFDGQVLGRQCFEVRVCACPGRDRKTEEDNLKKTKGEVVTGSKRKRQTSDQLKEPVPAADLDFSKRIKNDDEEIYTLHVHGRKRFEMLKTINASLELMHMVPVADQEKYRQKRYASKHDQSSLQPKSGKKILKDSE from the exons ATGAGTGATGGCGAGCAGTTTGAGCTGCCCATGAGCCAGGGCAAGTTTGAGCAGATTTGGATGGAGTT AGGAGTTGGTGAGCTGATCAAGGAGCTGCCTCGTACAAACAGTGATGCTTGGCTTACTGCT GCATTGCCCGATGGACCTTTCACCGATGGCTTTGACTTGGATCTCCCGGGGACCACTGACACTGCTGTTACTGCACCTGATGTGGCGCCAGTTGTGGACAACCTTCCACCTCCTGCAACTGTAGTGCCCTCCATCTCTGACTATCCTGGGGAATATGATTTCCAGTTACGCTTTAATCAGTCCAGCACTACAAAGTCAG CTGTCCCACAGTATTCTCAGATACTGAATAAGCTGTACTGTCAGCTTGCAAAAACATGTCCTGTGGATGTACTTGTGGGCAGAGAACCGCCTCAGGGTGCCATGCTGCGAGCCACAGCAATTTATAAGAAATCGGAGCATGTTTCTGAGGTGGTAATCCGCTGTCCACACCACCAGAGTGTCGCTGAGAACAACGAAG GTGTTTCTCACCGTAGTCATCTCATCCGTGTGGAGGGCAGTCAAAAAATCCAGTACCACGAGGATCCAAACACCAAGAGGCATAGTGTGACGCTGCCTTACGTGTCCCCACAG CTGGGTTCAGTGGCAACCACCATACTACTGAACTTCATGTGCAATAGCAGCTGTATGGGTGGGATGAATAGGAGGCCAATTCTCACCATACTAACCCTGGAGACATTCGA CGGACAGGTTCTTGGTCGCCAATGTTTTGAAGTTCGAGTGTGTGCATGTCCAGGGCGTGACCGCAAAACGGAGGAAGACAACCTGAAAAAGACTAAAGGGGAGGTGGTTACTGGGTCAAAGAGAA AGCGTCAGACGTCTGATCAGTTAAAAGAGCCAGTCCCTGCAGCTGATCTTGATTTTAGCAAGAGGATTAAGAATGACGATGAGGAGATCTACACTCTGCAC GTGCATGGGCGAAAGCGTTTCGAAATGTTGAAGACTATAAATGCTAGTTTGGAGCTTATGCACATGGTGCCAGTTGCTGACCAAGAAAAGTACAGGCAAAAACG ATATGCCTCAAAACATGATCAATCCAGTCTGCAGCCGAAGAGTggcaaaaaaatcttaaaagatTCAGAATAA